In Devosia sp. 1566, a single genomic region encodes these proteins:
- a CDS encoding 2-dehydropantoate 2-reductase, translating to MTDTILIWGGGAIGGTLGAFMARAGEDVLLVDIVPEHVAAINENGLLIEGPVETFTQPMKAALPAEVTGKFKTVILAVKAQHTEAAIEALRPLLAEDGYVVSAQNGLNELTIGKLIGPERTIGCFVNFGADWLEAGKILLGNRGKVAIGELDGSVTDRMREVHRLFSLYEPDAELTTNIWGYLWGKMGYGGMLFATALTPASMSDNFASAKHAAVFEGLGREVMAVARARGVTPLGFNGFDPAAFMPGSSTEDAKRSIAAMEEHNRHTAKTHSGVWRDIAVRKRKTEVDAQFAIIIDLAKEAGVEAPITKRLVELVHEVENGRPQSWDVLDELLAACS from the coding sequence ATGACCGACACCATCTTGATCTGGGGCGGCGGCGCCATTGGCGGCACGCTCGGCGCCTTCATGGCCCGCGCCGGCGAGGATGTGCTGCTGGTGGACATCGTCCCCGAGCACGTCGCTGCCATCAACGAAAATGGCCTGCTCATCGAAGGGCCGGTGGAAACCTTCACTCAGCCCATGAAGGCGGCGCTGCCCGCTGAGGTCACCGGAAAGTTCAAAACCGTGATCCTGGCGGTCAAGGCGCAGCACACTGAAGCGGCCATCGAGGCTCTTCGTCCGCTCCTGGCTGAAGACGGCTATGTCGTATCGGCCCAGAATGGCCTTAACGAACTCACCATCGGCAAGCTGATCGGCCCCGAGCGCACCATTGGCTGCTTTGTCAATTTCGGCGCCGATTGGCTCGAAGCGGGCAAAATCCTCCTCGGCAATCGCGGCAAGGTGGCGATCGGCGAGCTCGACGGCTCGGTCACCGACCGGATGCGCGAAGTGCACCGCCTGTTCTCGCTCTACGAGCCCGACGCCGAGCTCACCACCAATATCTGGGGCTATCTCTGGGGCAAGATGGGCTATGGCGGCATGCTGTTCGCCACCGCCCTCACCCCAGCCTCGATGTCGGACAACTTCGCCAGCGCCAAGCACGCCGCCGTCTTTGAAGGCCTTGGCCGTGAAGTGATGGCAGTTGCCCGCGCCCGTGGCGTGACGCCCTTGGGCTTCAACGGCTTTGATCCCGCCGCCTTCATGCCGGGCTCCTCAACCGAGGACGCCAAGCGCTCCATTGCCGCCATGGAAGAACACAACCGCCACACCGCCAAGACCCATTCGGGCGTATGGCGCGACATCGCCGTGCGCAAGCGCAAGACCGAGGTGGACGCGCAATTCGCCATTATCATCGATCTGGCCAAGGAAGCGGGCGTCGAGGCCCCGATCACCAAGCGCTTGGTTGAGCTGGTGCACGAAGTGGAAAATGGCCGCCCCCAGTCCTGGGACGTTCTGGACGAGTTGTTGGCAGCATGCAGCTAG
- a CDS encoding SDR family NAD(P)-dependent oxidoreductase: MQLDFTGKRAVVTGAAQGIGRYIVAALADAGARVVALDLDPQGLVEAKAAGAEHTMTLDLSDRSQVQARFSEINALLGGIDVLALAAGGVRGQVAQPLEDVSEQAWHQLFAANVDAAFWCAQAAAPGMKAQKGGRIVTIASGAGLRPSLTGIQAYSSAKHALVGLTKQLALELGPHGITVNSVAPGFVLSNPATQRQWESYGEAGQKALVDSIHLRRLGDPADIAKAVLFLASEHASWITGQILSVDGGRA; encoded by the coding sequence ATGCAGCTAGATTTCACCGGTAAACGCGCGGTCGTCACGGGCGCCGCCCAAGGCATTGGCCGCTACATCGTTGCGGCTCTCGCTGACGCCGGCGCCCGCGTCGTGGCTCTTGACCTGGACCCACAAGGCCTCGTCGAAGCCAAGGCCGCAGGTGCTGAACACACCATGACCCTTGATCTGTCCGACCGCAGTCAGGTGCAGGCAAGGTTCAGCGAAATCAATGCCCTGCTCGGGGGCATTGACGTTCTGGCTCTGGCGGCCGGGGGCGTGCGGGGCCAGGTGGCCCAACCGCTCGAGGACGTGTCCGAGCAGGCTTGGCATCAGCTTTTCGCCGCCAATGTCGATGCTGCCTTCTGGTGCGCCCAGGCCGCAGCGCCCGGCATGAAAGCACAAAAAGGCGGACGCATTGTCACCATCGCGTCGGGCGCTGGCTTGCGCCCGAGCCTGACCGGCATCCAGGCCTATAGCTCAGCCAAGCACGCCCTTGTGGGCCTGACCAAGCAGCTCGCGTTGGAACTTGGGCCCCACGGCATCACGGTCAACAGTGTCGCCCCTGGCTTTGTGCTGTCCAATCCCGCCACCCAGCGGCAATGGGAAAGCTATGGCGAAGCCGGGCAAAAGGCGCTGGTGGACTCCATCCATCTGCGGCGACTGGGCGATCCTGCCGATATCGCCAAGGCCGTGCTGTTCCTCGCGTCCGAGCACGCCAGCTGGATCACCGGCCAGATCCTGAGCGTCGACGGCGGCCGCGCCTGA
- a CDS encoding substrate-binding domain-containing protein yields the protein MKTALLASAAAVALVAGSTAAFAQTRDTIQIAGSSTVLPFASIVAEEFGAAFPEFNTPVVGSGGTGGGLSQFCAGVGDNTIDIANASRQIRDGEREACTAAGVTDIREIQFGFDGIVFASAASGPDFALTPVHVYKAIADKVVVDGELVDNPYTNWSEIDPSLPDQPIMLAVPASNHGTREVFQERVVDAGCEEAGLPEGLSEDEAEAACTTYRQDVVTEISGDYTETLARLNSDPNTVGVFGLSFYEQNTDTLKVATVDGVTPSKETVAAGEYPVSRPLFFYVKGQHIGVIPGLEDYVAFFLSEAVSGEGGVLEAAGLIPQPAEKTEEVMAAFEAGPTQ from the coding sequence ATGAAAACTGCACTTCTTGCCAGTGCTGCAGCCGTTGCGCTTGTTGCCGGCTCCACTGCTGCGTTCGCCCAGACCCGCGATACCATCCAGATCGCCGGCTCCTCCACCGTTCTACCTTTCGCGTCGATCGTCGCTGAAGAATTCGGCGCAGCTTTCCCTGAATTCAATACGCCAGTGGTTGGCTCGGGCGGCACGGGCGGTGGCTTGTCCCAGTTCTGCGCTGGCGTTGGCGACAACACCATCGACATTGCCAATGCATCCCGCCAGATCCGCGACGGCGAGCGCGAAGCCTGCACCGCCGCCGGCGTGACTGACATCCGCGAAATCCAGTTCGGCTTTGATGGCATCGTCTTTGCCTCTGCCGCATCGGGCCCCGACTTTGCCCTCACCCCTGTTCATGTCTACAAGGCAATCGCAGACAAGGTAGTTGTGGACGGCGAACTCGTGGACAATCCCTACACCAACTGGTCCGAAATCGATCCCTCGCTGCCCGACCAGCCGATCATGTTGGCGGTTCCCGCTTCGAACCACGGCACGCGTGAAGTGTTCCAGGAACGCGTTGTGGACGCCGGTTGCGAGGAAGCCGGTCTGCCTGAAGGGCTGAGCGAGGACGAAGCGGAAGCCGCTTGCACCACTTACCGTCAGGACGTGGTCACCGAGATCTCGGGTGACTACACCGAAACTCTGGCGCGTCTTAATTCTGACCCCAACACCGTCGGCGTTTTCGGCCTCTCCTTTTACGAGCAGAACACAGATACCCTGAAGGTCGCCACCGTTGACGGTGTAACGCCCTCCAAGGAAACCGTAGCAGCAGGTGAATACCCTGTCAGCCGTCCGCTGTTCTTTTACGTCAAGGGCCAGCATATCGGCGTCATCCCGGGCCTTGAAGATTATGTCGCCTTCTTCCTGTCAGAGGCCGTTTCCGGCGAAGGCGGCGTGCTTGAAGCTGCCGGCCTGATCCCCCAGCCCGCCGAAAAAACCGAAGAAGTTATGGCCGCTTTCGAAGCTGGCCCGACCCAGTAA
- the pstC gene encoding phosphate ABC transporter permease subunit PstC, with translation MNSLAVAGLLLVLLGLSYQTGWSRSRALATTSGQKVHSRPQYHGAYTAIWTMIPALLVLLLWAWFGGQITHNYIVGQIPLETLQSLDQTGLNATIGRIQAIASGFGVAGEVAPYEQAAGEHLRWFQMLTSAGVLLVAALCGGAALLYARKRITARLRARNAVERVINIGLLLCSAVAILTTLGIVASLLTEAIRFFTFIHPLDFFFGTVWAPNNAPAAGNYGRYGLLPLLAGTLMITAIAMLVAVPLGLMAAIYLSQYAPRRLRAVAKPLIEVLAGIPTIVFGFFALVTVGPFLRDFGRLVGLNINATSALTAGIVMGIMIIPFVSSLSDDILNQVPRTLRDGSYGLGATQSETIRKVLLPAALPGIVGAFLLAVSRAIGETMIVVLAAGNAPVLRGNPFEPVATITVSIVNQLTGDTDFSGPQSLVGFALGLTLFVITLCLNIFALYIVRRFREQYE, from the coding sequence ATGAATTCCCTTGCTGTTGCCGGCCTCTTGCTGGTGTTGCTCGGCTTGTCCTACCAGACGGGTTGGTCGCGCAGCCGCGCTCTTGCAACAACCAGTGGCCAGAAGGTCCATTCGCGCCCACAATACCACGGTGCCTATACCGCCATCTGGACCATGATCCCCGCCCTGCTGGTTCTGCTGCTCTGGGCCTGGTTCGGTGGCCAGATCACCCACAACTACATCGTCGGGCAGATTCCCCTCGAAACCCTCCAGTCGCTCGACCAGACCGGCCTGAACGCCACCATCGGCCGCATCCAGGCTATCGCCTCGGGCTTTGGCGTTGCTGGCGAAGTCGCCCCCTATGAGCAAGCCGCCGGGGAACACCTGCGCTGGTTCCAAATGCTCACCAGTGCCGGCGTGCTGCTGGTCGCCGCCCTATGTGGTGGTGCCGCGCTTCTTTACGCCCGCAAGCGCATCACTGCCCGTCTTCGCGCCCGCAACGCAGTGGAGCGGGTCATCAACATCGGTTTGCTGCTCTGCTCGGCGGTCGCAATCCTCACCACCCTTGGGATTGTTGCGTCGCTGCTGACCGAAGCCATCCGCTTCTTCACCTTCATCCATCCGCTCGATTTCTTCTTCGGTACAGTTTGGGCCCCCAATAATGCCCCCGCTGCCGGCAATTACGGGCGTTACGGGCTGCTCCCGCTCCTCGCCGGCACGCTGATGATCACCGCCATCGCGATGCTGGTGGCCGTACCTTTAGGTCTGATGGCCGCCATTTATCTCAGCCAATATGCGCCGCGCCGGCTGCGGGCCGTCGCCAAGCCCTTGATCGAGGTGCTGGCCGGCATTCCGACCATCGTCTTCGGGTTTTTCGCACTCGTGACCGTCGGGCCATTCCTGCGCGACTTCGGCCGTCTGGTCGGGCTCAACATCAATGCCACCAGCGCCCTCACCGCCGGCATTGTCATGGGCATCATGATCATCCCCTTCGTCTCCTCGCTCAGCGACGACATTCTCAACCAAGTGCCACGCACTCTGCGCGATGGTTCATACGGGCTTGGGGCCACCCAGAGCGAAACCATCCGAAAAGTGCTGCTGCCCGCCGCGCTGCCGGGCATCGTTGGCGCCTTTTTGCTGGCCGTCAGCCGCGCCATTGGCGAAACCATGATCGTGGTGCTTGCCGCGGGCAATGCACCCGTGCTGCGCGGCAACCCCTTCGAGCCCGTTGCGACAATCACCGTGTCCATCGTCAACCAGCTCACCGGCGATACCGATTTCTCCGGCCCTCAGTCCCTCGTCGGCTTTGCCCTGGGGCTCACCCTCTTCGTGATTACCCTCTGCCTCAACATCTTCGCGCTTTATATCGTCCGCCGCTTCCGGGAGCAGTACGAGTAA
- the pstA gene encoding phosphate ABC transporter permease PstA encodes MATTLTTAPREISQQRTRLVRSGLRRRHRNEAIFRGLGIGAIVLALGFVALLFVDVTRKGIPAFVQSNLHLEVFFDPAIIDVGPAPLATAFASPAEYQAADLRWRRELALLNWNRILEAALLAKLPPGTEITSRELLSIPETNARHQLREMFVADPALLGRTVPVDVLASANADNWIKGNINRSLGDAQQQLSPAARSVIDAFEANGTVTNGFAWSLFTNADSRAAPASAGLLGAFVGSLYMMLIVIVLAVPIGVAAAIYLEEFAPKSRLTDFIEVNINNLAAVPSIVFGLLGAAVFINYMHLPISAPLVGGLVLTLMTLPTIIIATRGALLGVSPALRQAALGMGASKTQMVFHHVLPVTLPSILTATILGVAHALGETAPLLLIGMKAFVAQVPATPLDQATALPVQIYLWQGNENRNFFEPRTAAAIMVLLGVMIVLNGTAIYLRSRLEKRV; translated from the coding sequence ATGGCCACCACCCTCACCACTGCCCCCCGCGAAATCTCCCAGCAGCGCACGCGCCTGGTCCGGTCGGGCTTGCGCCGCCGGCACCGGAACGAAGCTATCTTTCGAGGGCTGGGCATCGGCGCCATTGTTCTGGCGCTGGGCTTTGTCGCCCTCCTGTTCGTGGATGTGACCCGCAAGGGGATCCCGGCTTTCGTCCAGTCCAACCTGCATCTGGAGGTGTTCTTCGATCCCGCCATCATCGATGTCGGCCCTGCGCCCTTGGCGACCGCATTCGCCTCGCCCGCGGAATATCAGGCGGCGGATTTGCGCTGGCGGCGTGAACTGGCTTTGTTGAACTGGAACCGCATCCTTGAGGCCGCGCTCCTCGCCAAGCTGCCGCCGGGGACCGAGATCACCTCGCGCGAACTCCTCTCGATTCCGGAAACCAATGCCCGCCATCAACTCCGGGAGATGTTCGTTGCCGATCCAGCGCTGCTTGGCCGCACTGTGCCGGTGGACGTTCTCGCCTCGGCCAACGCCGACAATTGGATCAAGGGCAACATCAACCGTTCGCTCGGCGACGCGCAGCAGCAGCTGTCACCGGCCGCCCGTAGCGTGATCGATGCCTTTGAGGCGAACGGCACCGTCACCAATGGCTTTGCCTGGTCACTGTTCACCAATGCCGATAGCCGCGCCGCGCCGGCCTCCGCGGGCCTGCTGGGTGCCTTTGTGGGCTCCCTTTACATGATGCTGATCGTGATCGTCCTGGCCGTTCCCATCGGTGTTGCCGCGGCGATCTATCTCGAGGAATTTGCCCCCAAGTCGCGGTTGACCGACTTCATCGAGGTCAACATCAACAATCTGGCCGCCGTGCCCTCCATCGTCTTCGGCCTGCTCGGCGCCGCGGTCTTCATCAACTACATGCACCTGCCCATCTCCGCGCCCCTCGTCGGTGGCCTCGTGCTCACGCTGATGACGCTTCCCACCATCATCATCGCGACCCGTGGCGCGCTGCTGGGCGTTTCCCCCGCCCTGCGCCAGGCTGCCTTGGGGATGGGGGCCAGCAAGACGCAAATGGTGTTCCACCATGTGCTGCCGGTCACCCTTCCCTCCATCCTGACCGCCACCATTTTGGGCGTCGCCCACGCCCTTGGCGAAACCGCCCCGCTCCTGCTGATCGGCATGAAGGCCTTTGTGGCCCAGGTGCCCGCTACCCCGCTCGATCAGGCCACCGCCCTGCCCGTCCAGATCTATCTCTGGCAGGGCAACGAGAACCGCAACTTCTTTGAACCGCGGACGGCAGCGGCCATCATGGTGCTGCTCGGCGTCATGATCGTGCTGAACGGCACGGCCATCTATCTGCGCTCGCGCCTCGAAAAGCGCGTCTGA
- the pstB gene encoding phosphate ABC transporter ATP-binding protein PstB: MNPSAALDRPIRIEARDVTVHYGAKQALFGISIDIPDRAVTSFIGPSGCGKSTFLRCINRMNDTIEGARVGGTIKLDGEDIYDPALDVVELRARIGMVFQKPNPFPKSIYENVAYGPRIHGLARNKSDLDEIVVSSLRKAGLFEEVKDRLNEPGTGLSGGQQQRLCIARAIAVGPEVILMDEPCSALDPIATAIIEELIDELRENYTIVIVTHSMQQAARVSQKTAFFHLGKLIEEGVTEDIFTNPVHKQTQDYIMGRIG; the protein is encoded by the coding sequence ATGAACCCGTCTGCCGCCTTGGATCGTCCTATCCGGATCGAAGCCCGGGACGTAACCGTCCATTACGGCGCCAAGCAGGCTTTGTTCGGCATCTCCATCGACATCCCCGATCGCGCGGTGACCTCGTTTATCGGCCCCTCGGGATGCGGCAAGTCGACTTTCCTGCGCTGCATCAACCGCATGAACGACACCATCGAAGGCGCTCGAGTCGGCGGCACCATCAAGCTCGACGGCGAAGACATCTACGATCCCGCGCTCGACGTGGTGGAACTGCGCGCCCGGATCGGCATGGTGTTCCAAAAGCCCAACCCGTTCCCCAAATCCATCTACGAGAACGTCGCCTACGGACCGCGCATTCACGGCTTAGCGCGCAACAAGTCCGATCTCGACGAGATCGTTGTCTCCTCGCTCCGCAAGGCCGGTCTGTTCGAGGAGGTCAAGGATCGCCTCAACGAGCCCGGCACCGGTCTGTCGGGCGGCCAGCAGCAGCGTCTCTGCATTGCTCGCGCCATCGCGGTCGGCCCCGAGGTCATCCTGATGGACGAGCCCTGCTCGGCCCTTGATCCGATCGCCACCGCAATCATCGAAGAACTTATCGATGAGTTGCGCGAGAACTACACGATCGTGATCGTCACCCACTCCATGCAACAGGCAGCGCGTGTGTCCCAGAAAACCGCGTTCTTCCACCTGGGCAAGCTGATCGAGGAAGGGGTGACCGAAGACATCTTCACCAACCCGGTCCACAAGCAGACGCAAGACTATATCATGGGCCGCATCGGCTGA
- the phoU gene encoding phosphate signaling complex protein PhoU — translation MPATKDHIVTSYSDELVALAQAIAEMGGMVELAIENGTKSLLKLDRELADLTIIADQRIDDMQRRIDDMAVSMIARRQPMASDLRAIITAIHVAQDLERVGDMAKQLARRSLKLEGMNLQPTFYNGVKNMTALVLGQIKNALDAYSNRDAAAAIEVCNRDDEVDAMHTSLFRELLTYMMEDPRNITTCTHLLFCAKSLERIGDHATNIAERAYYLQTGRQLTGDVQELHRTQIKA, via the coding sequence ATGCCCGCCACTAAAGACCACATCGTAACGTCCTACAGCGACGAACTGGTCGCGCTTGCCCAGGCCATCGCGGAAATGGGCGGCATGGTGGAACTCGCCATCGAGAACGGCACCAAGTCGCTGCTCAAGCTTGACCGCGAACTGGCCGACCTCACCATCATCGCCGACCAGCGCATCGACGACATGCAGCGCCGCATCGACGACATGGCTGTGTCCATGATCGCCCGGCGCCAGCCCATGGCTTCGGACCTGCGCGCCATCATCACCGCGATCCACGTCGCTCAGGACCTGGAGCGCGTTGGCGACATGGCCAAGCAACTGGCCCGCCGCTCGCTCAAACTCGAAGGCATGAACCTGCAGCCCACCTTCTATAACGGCGTCAAGAACATGACGGCGCTGGTGCTGGGCCAGATCAAGAACGCACTCGATGCCTATTCGAACCGCGACGCTGCCGCTGCCATCGAGGTTTGCAATCGCGACGACGAGGTCGATGCCATGCACACATCGCTCTTCCGCGAACTTCTGACCTATATGATGGAAGATCCGCGCAACATTACCACCTGCACCCACCTCCTGTTCTGCGCCAAAAGCCTGGAGCGGATCGGCGATCACGCCACCAACATTGCCGAGCGGGCCTACTACCTGCAAACCGGCCGGCAGCTTACGGGCGACGTTCAGGAACTGCACCGCACGCAAATCAAAGCATAG
- the phoB gene encoding phosphate regulon transcriptional regulator PhoB — MPATILVVEDEEDLSILLRYNLEAEGFAVLTAETGNDALEHIKDKVPDLILLDWMLPEISGIELCRRLRARQETALIPIIMLTARGEEEERIRGLATGADDYMVKPFSVPELVARVRALLRRASPNLVTASLKLGDLELDRTTHRVRRGSRDVHLGPTEYRLLEYLMRHPGRVYSREQLLDGVWGNEVYVDERTVDVHIGRLRRAINRGRDADPIRTVRGAGYAFDERFAQPA, encoded by the coding sequence ATGCCAGCCACAATTCTTGTTGTCGAAGACGAAGAAGACCTCTCGATCCTCCTGCGCTACAATCTCGAGGCAGAGGGCTTTGCGGTGCTCACGGCCGAAACCGGCAATGATGCGCTCGAGCATATCAAGGACAAGGTTCCCGATCTGATCCTGCTCGATTGGATGCTGCCTGAAATTTCCGGCATCGAGTTGTGCCGGCGCCTCCGTGCCCGCCAGGAAACCGCATTGATCCCCATCATCATGCTGACCGCCCGTGGCGAGGAAGAAGAGCGCATCCGGGGTTTGGCGACCGGCGCCGATGACTACATGGTCAAGCCCTTCTCGGTGCCTGAACTGGTTGCCAGGGTGCGGGCCCTGCTGCGCCGCGCCAGCCCAAATCTCGTCACCGCCTCGCTCAAGCTGGGTGACCTGGAACTCGATCGCACCACTCACCGGGTGCGCCGGGGCAGCCGCGACGTCCATCTTGGCCCTACTGAATACCGCCTGCTGGAATATTTGATGCGCCATCCCGGCCGGGTTTATTCGCGCGAGCAGTTGCTCGACGGCGTTTGGGGCAACGAGGTTTATGTCGATGAACGCACCGTTGATGTGCACATCGGCCGCCTGCGCCGCGCGATCAACCGGGGCCGCGATGCCGATCCGATCCGCACGGTGCGGGGCGCTGGTTATGCCTTTGACGAGCGTTTCGCCCAGCCCGCCTGA